The Mycetohabitans endofungorum genome contains a region encoding:
- a CDS encoding type II toxin-antitoxin system RelE/ParE family toxin yields MTYAVRFTRAASDDLDCLYGFIVDRDNADVEIATRALAAIAAGIATLESSPFTYRKAHPSMPFLRELIIPFGVSGYAALFEIDDNRTVAILAVHHQRESDYH; encoded by the coding sequence ATGACGTACGCGGTCCGGTTCACGCGTGCAGCGTCAGATGATCTGGACTGTCTTTATGGCTTCATTGTCGATCGCGACAACGCCGACGTCGAGATCGCTACTCGTGCACTTGCGGCCATCGCCGCCGGGATTGCTACATTGGAATCGTCGCCGTTCACATACCGCAAAGCCCATCCATCGATGCCGTTTCTGCGCGAATTGATCATTCCGTTCGGCGTCTCGGGATATGCTGCGTTATTCGAGATCGACGACAATCGGACGGTGGCGATCCTTGCGGTGCATCATCAGCGGGAAAGCGATTACCACTGA